Proteins co-encoded in one Chloroflexota bacterium genomic window:
- a CDS encoding DeoR/GlpR family transcriptional regulator — MEVQKRWQVILSLLKEKGEVGVDDLAARLDVSSNTIRNDLNAMAAKSLLIKVRGGAVAAASNGQPERVFAAKTKIKRREKELIGRYAASLVENGDAIVLDASSTVYHLAILLQDRRDLTVVTNGLETAMLLAQNSSNKVILASDVVSSDGYSLIGDLNPNLMQNFTAAKCFFSCTAFSSDQGMMEMDVDEGELKAQMLALGEKTIALVDHSKLDTMGAYRFAGLKDIDTFITDDAIEPHQLQALQRIATFRIATVSDNSAEVFEPTQTLVRKRTYRIGFANLTEEMIFAQQVHRSLERAAEKFENVELLIRDNRLDRQTALDNADWFVANQVDLMIEYQIDAHAGNIIMDRFNRAGIPVIAVDIPLPGATFYGADNFRAGYLAGEVLGAWVHTHWDGRLDLLLKLEMPEVGPVTSARLLGQQVGLESILGFLGDDRIISLDCPGVLDAAVERVKKIIPTLAEDARIGIIGINDEAVLGALTAFEQASRLSQVVAVGQNADRLGCTALRRPDYPFIGTTRFGPENYGEGLLHLALKILNGEAVPPAVFNQHVVITRENVDEYYPSKRTVPAPAVAGLTAHS; from the coding sequence ATGGAGGTTCAAAAGCGATGGCAGGTGATCCTGTCATTGCTGAAGGAAAAGGGGGAAGTAGGGGTCGATGACCTGGCCGCGCGCCTCGATGTCTCCTCCAACACCATTCGCAACGACCTCAACGCCATGGCGGCAAAGTCATTGCTGATCAAGGTGCGGGGCGGGGCGGTGGCGGCAGCGAGCAATGGTCAGCCAGAGCGAGTGTTTGCCGCCAAGACCAAAATAAAACGGCGGGAGAAAGAACTGATCGGCCGGTACGCCGCCAGTTTAGTCGAAAATGGCGATGCTATCGTGCTGGACGCATCCAGCACGGTCTATCATCTTGCCATATTGCTGCAGGATCGTCGCGACCTGACTGTGGTTACCAATGGCCTGGAAACCGCCATGCTACTGGCACAGAACTCGTCCAACAAGGTCATCCTGGCCTCGGATGTGGTGAGTTCGGATGGATACTCGTTGATCGGCGATCTGAACCCCAATTTGATGCAGAACTTCACAGCAGCCAAATGCTTTTTCTCCTGCACTGCCTTCTCCAGCGACCAGGGGATGATGGAGATGGATGTGGACGAGGGAGAACTCAAGGCGCAGATGCTGGCGCTGGGTGAAAAGACCATTGCATTGGTGGACCACAGCAAACTCGACACGATGGGCGCCTATCGCTTTGCCGGCCTGAAGGATATCGATACATTCATCACGGATGATGCCATCGAGCCGCATCAACTGCAGGCCCTTCAACGGATTGCTACCTTTCGGATTGCCACGGTAAGCGACAACTCGGCCGAGGTATTCGAACCGACGCAAACGTTGGTACGCAAACGCACCTATCGGATTGGTTTCGCCAATCTGACGGAAGAGATGATATTTGCCCAGCAAGTGCATCGCAGCCTGGAGCGGGCCGCCGAGAAGTTTGAAAATGTCGAATTGCTGATCCGTGACAATCGTCTCGACCGCCAAACAGCCTTGGACAATGCCGATTGGTTTGTGGCCAACCAGGTCGATCTCATGATCGAATACCAGATCGACGCCCACGCCGGCAACATCATCATGGATAGGTTCAACCGGGCCGGCATCCCTGTTATTGCTGTTGATATTCCGTTGCCCGGAGCGACATTTTATGGCGCCGACAACTTCCGGGCGGGTTATCTGGCAGGCGAGGTGTTGGGTGCCTGGGTTCACACCCATTGGGACGGGCGATTGGATCTGTTGCTGAAGCTGGAAATGCCGGAGGTCGGGCCAGTGACCAGCGCCCGTTTGCTTGGTCAGCAGGTCGGGCTGGAATCGATATTGGGCTTCCTGGGCGACGATCGGATCATTTCCCTGGACTGTCCTGGCGTGCTTGACGCGGCCGTGGAGAGAGTGAAAAAAATCATACCTACGCTTGCGGAGGATGCTCGTATCGGCATCATCGGCATCAATGACGAAGCAGTCCTGGGCGCGCTGACCGCCTTCGAGCAGGCCAGTCGTCTCTCCCAGGTTGTCGCAGTCGGCCAAAACGCCGACCGCCTGGGTTGCACAGCGCTGCGCCGGCCAGACTATCCCTTCATTGGCACGACACGTTTCGGGCCCGAAAATTATGGTGAGGGATTGTTGCACCTCGCCCTGAAAATCCTCAACGGTGAGGCCGTGCCGCCGGCCGTTTTTAATCAACATGTGGTCATCACTCGCGAAAACGTCGACGAATACTACCCATCCAAGCGAACAGTCCCAGCGCCAGCAGTGGCAGGATTGACCGCCCACTCTTGA